One window of Acidobacteriaceae bacterium genomic DNA carries:
- the ccsA gene encoding cytochrome c biogenesis protein CcsA yields MNNRSQSQRFPLWASLYLALTFAVLAIGFFEAMTAPKEATMGNLYRVFFYHFPHTILSFLFPYMNCVAAFLFLFWRRSNSQRALKADAFALASAELTVLYASVGLATGMLWGRAAWGIWWTWDPRLTTYLLLWLLYVSYLLLRRLTSGDQKAVLSAVLAIFAAIDIPICFMSIRWWRTQHPAPVFGGGADSGIDPHMLPAVFWNLAAWAMWGAFALGLRYAIERRRQREPGEAMAVVPSGTPMPVLEVR; encoded by the coding sequence GTGAATAATCGCAGCCAAAGCCAAAGGTTCCCTCTCTGGGCGAGCCTCTATCTCGCGCTCACGTTCGCCGTGCTGGCGATTGGATTCTTTGAGGCCATGACGGCGCCCAAAGAGGCGACGATGGGAAACCTCTACCGCGTCTTCTTCTATCATTTCCCGCACACGATCCTGAGTTTCCTGTTTCCGTACATGAACTGCGTGGCGGCATTCCTGTTTCTCTTCTGGCGAAGGAGCAATTCGCAGCGCGCACTGAAGGCGGATGCCTTTGCGCTGGCTTCGGCGGAATTGACGGTGCTGTATGCATCGGTGGGCCTGGCGACCGGGATGCTGTGGGGACGCGCGGCGTGGGGAATCTGGTGGACGTGGGACCCGCGGCTAACAACGTATCTTCTGCTGTGGTTGCTGTATGTGAGCTACCTGTTGCTGCGGCGGCTGACGAGCGGGGATCAGAAGGCGGTGTTATCCGCAGTGCTCGCGATCTTTGCGGCGATCGATATTCCAATCTGCTTCATGTCAATTCGGTGGTGGAGGACGCAGCATCCGGCACCGGTCTTTGGCGGAGGAGCGGACTCGGGGATCGATCCGCATATGCTTCCGGCCGTTTTCTGGAACCTGGCGGCGTGGGCGATGTGGGGAGCATTTGCACTGGGACTACGCTATGCAATCGAGCGCCGGCGGCAGCGTGAGCCGGGAGAAGCTATGGCGGTTGTACCGAGCGGAACGCCTATGCCGGTGCTGGAGGTTCGATGA